The window AAGGACAGCCAACGCGGCAGATAACCTGCGCGGGACAAAGCGAACACTTGACGGGAATAAGCGAAGATAATGGAGAAGAAGCTGGCGATCAGGCCCGCCAGGCCTACCAAATTGACGAAGGTGGCCATGGCGGAGCTTTCACCGTATGCATGCTGCAGAGCGCCCACCAGCGGCGCGCTATGATCTTTCATCAGCTCAGCGCTGGAGCCGCCCGGCGCCAGGAACAACACCAATCCGCCGAAAATCAACAGAATCACCATGGCGGTGATAATGCCCTTAGGCATGTCCTGAGCCGGGTTCTTAGTTTCTTCCGCAGCTAAAGGCACTCCTTCCACAGCCAGGAACAGCCACATGGCGAAAGGAATCGCCGCCCATATCCCAAAGTAACCCTGCGGCAGGAAGGCGCTGGCGCCCACGGCGGATTCGTTAACCGCGATATCCGTCAGGTTGGCCAGTTCAAACTCAGGCAGCATACCCAGGATAAACACCAGCAGCGCCGCCGCTGCAATAGCGGTGATGACCAGCATGATCTTCAACGCTTCGCCGGCGCCCCACAGGTGAATGCCCACAAAAATGATATAGAAAGCAGCGTAGACCAAGGGACCATTCAGGCCGAACATCTCCCCCACATAGCCGCCAATGAAGATGGCGATGGCCGCAGGCGCGATAGCGTATTCAAGGAGAATGGCGGTGCCGGTGAGAAAGCCCCCAAGCGGGCCCATGGCGCGACGGGCGAAGCCATAACCGCCGCCGGCGGTGGGAATGGCGGAGGAGAGTTCCGCCAGGCCGAACACCATGAAGGTGTACATCGCGGCCATCAGAATCGTGGCGATAAACATGCCGCCGAAACCGCCCTGCTCCAGGCCAAAGTTCCAGCCGGCGAAATCACCGGAGATAACATAAGAGACGCCAAGACTGGCCAGCAGAATCCATCCCGCCGCTCCCTTTTTTAATTGACGTTTTTCCAGATAGTCATTGGATACATTCTCATAATCCACCGTTCCGACATGAGCAACTGAAGGCGCAATGCTGTTGTCAGACGCTGTGGCAGCGGACGTTTCGGCCATGGGTTAATCCCCCTGTTTATTGTTGTTTACTAGGACGACGCCCTATCTCCGCAGAGATGAGCGCGCAGGCTTCAAACACCAACCGATTCTAGGAGGCCCCAAAAAACCCAGCAAATACAATCACTTTCATCGCAAAGCTAGTATTAGGGAAACTTATAGTGCGCTGAAATGACGCGCCGGGCGCGTTATCCGCATGCCCTGAAAGGGGAATTGAAATAAACTGCCGGGAGAAGATTTACAGCAAAACGGGGCCAAAAGGAGGCATTGTGCTGGAAAAGATAAACGCCTGGATCGACGACACCAACCGTAAGAACTACGATCACCGCCGCGCCTGTACGGAGTTCGCCCAAGCGTTCGCTGGCTTCTACTCGCCGGAATTTCTGGCCAGCGCCTATTTCGTTGTGACCGACGATATTCCCAGACCCGACTTTCCAGAACTGCGCCAAATGGGATTCGGCAGCTTTATAGATATGCCCGTCAATGGGACCACCTATAAAGATACTTACTACATAAGAAGCTCAGCGGTTTCCGAGTTGCGAGTGCATTTTCATGAATTGGCGCACGTAGTGCAGTGGCGTGAGCTGGGCGCGTTGAACTTTATCCAGCGTTACATGAAAGAAATTCTGACTTGTGGTTATGCAAACGCCCCCTTGGAGATCATGGCGTATGATCTGGATAAGCGCTACGGCGCGAAAGTCGACGCCTTTGATATTCCTGAATATGTCATCAGGAACCTGTAGCTCAACAGCAAGTCAGGCCAGTTCCGACGGCTCGCGCAGATGCTGATACTGCAACGACCCCATTTCCATCAACCGGCTGCGCGCCCGCTCAAATTCAAAAGTCAGCGCGCCGCGAGTATAGAGTTCCGCCAGTGGCGCCAAGGCAGTCATGTAAAGTCGTACTTTGCGCTCGTACAACTCGTCCACCAGCGCAATAAATCGACGCGCCGCATCATCACTCCGCGACAACACCACAGCCCTTTCCCCTGTTGCGCCGGAACCGACACTGCCGTCTTCCGTTCCCCGCGCCTTGATCCTCTCATACGCCTCGCCGCTTAACGGCGGGATATTGAGAAGAATAATCAGATCGAAGCGTTCAGCGAGATCAACGTAATCCAGGTGACTGCGCGGTCCTTCGCAAAGAGCCGCAAAATCGAATGCGATCCTCCGTCCAGCGCGAGCCACATAGGCGATATCGCGGGACAGCACCCGTACCGTACGCGGCTTGTCACTTTCCGCCACTAACTCAAAACGCTGTAGCAAGTCGTCCTGGATATCAGACAACGCAGACTGGTCACGCTCAACAAAATAAATTGCTTCCGATTGCAATGCGCGTTCACGGTGGTCCAGCCCGCCATCCATGTGCAAAGTTTGTGTATGCGCCTGGATCGCAGCGATAGCAGGCAAAAAGCGAGAGCGCTGCAAACCGTCCCAATACAGCTTTTCCGGCGGCGTATTGCTCGTCGCCACCAGCGTCACATTGAACTCAAACAGCGACTGCAACAGCCCGCCCAGCAGCATAGCGTCGCCAATATCCGAGACGAAAAACTCATCGAAGCAAAGTACAGAGTAGCGACGGCTGAAGTCTCTGGCGATACGTCGCAAAGGCTCTGGCGTTCCACTCAACGCCTGCAACTGCTGGTGCACGGACGCCATAAAATGATGGAAATGCTGACGCAAAACCTGTTCTGGATTGAGGCTGGCGACGAAAAGATCCATCAAAAACGTCTTGCCCCGCCCCACTTTGCCCCACAGATACAACCCCGATACATACTCCGACCGCCCCACCAACCACTTAGGACGACCGCCAGCGCCCGCCAACCGCTCATACAAATCCTGCAACGCATTCAAAGCCGTCACCTGCGACGGATCAGCCTGAATTTCACCAGCGTTGAGTAAAGAGTCGTAGCGTTGTTTGGGGCCTGGGGGAGTTGTGTACATCTCAACGCAATAGTGAATTCTTAAGTTAAAGGGTCGTTAGGGGGAGATCTATGCAATTGTAATGCTCGGGACTATCTCGCCTTTACCGCTCTGGATATCTCTTGCTCTTCCGCCGACTTCAGATCCTTGCCTGTCGCATCCTTCCACTCGATAAGCCCATTGGCGCTTCGCCCCATGATGACAGCAGCCGCTGCCGAAGGACTACTAAAGAGATAGTCTGCGTTGAAAAGTAACTTTTCGCCCGATATGCCTAATACTCCGGCTTCCATAAGCTCTTCCCTAAGAGCGTTGAAGCCTTTAGAAAAGGACGGCACAGTACTTGTGGCGGCTTCTGAGCCAGCGAACACAACAAACCCATCATTCGTGCGCCGCCCCCGACCACTGGCTCCTCTGGCGCCTTTCACATAAAAAACATCTGGTGATCGCGCCGATGCGTCATCCACTTTCACTAAAGGCTCAAACACCCTGAATCCCATCGTGTTGACTAGGATTTTTATATACTCAATAAACTCTTCCATCTCCGCTTGGTCAGGCTCTGAAATGGCGCTTCGAGTGGGCGTATTGCCATTTTGAATATCAAATCGGCCAGCCGTTTTGGCAATATCGCAAAGCCTGGATTCAAGGTACTTAATATGCGCCTTATTTAAATTCTCATCTTTGCTGGTGAATACCACCGACTCATTCCAGAACTCTTTGTCTGACACATGCTTTACGAGACGCTCATAGGCATTTTCAGTTTCTCCCACATAGGCTTTGGGTTTAGCGGTGGGAGAGTCTGCGCGACCAAAAAGTATACACACAGCGGTCCCTTTCAGGTCGCTGCGGTCAGCACAATCTTTTACTTTTGCCCTCGGGATACGATAAGCCTTACCCGTCCAGTTGGATATTTCACACACCATCCTGCCTTCTGGATCAGCGTCCATCAAAAACAGCTTTATCGTCTTCCCATACTTCTTTGCGTACATGGCTTTCCTTAATCCTGAGCCTCTACAACCTGTAGAAAATTCGGTCCTTCTAACTGAGAGGCGGCTCTTCGCCATAGGAATTTTCTACTCTATTCGGGCAATAAAAAACCCTGCATTCACAGGGTTATCTGGCGCGAGCTCAGTTCGATTTACTCGACGTTCTGGATCTGCTCATTGAGTAGCGGCCTAGACCCTAACAAACTCAACGAGTTATCGAAAAGAAACCGTTCAAAAATGCCTGTTTGCCCACCAAACTGCCCACCACTTGCCTATGGCTTTTACTAAATCTTAGTGGTTAGCAATGGAAAAACAGTGCCGTTTTTATGCTGCTGTTAGAGCTAAAACATAGCAGTTTTGAAGGGCTTTATCGAGTAATTTTTTCAACACCTCATTTGATAATGGATACAATAATATCCACTTTCCGTTTTATTTCGCTATAATGGATATGAATGTATCCATTTGGCCTTTGCGGATGAAATTTACCTTACTTGATGATACCGATGTAAGCCAAGCCTATGCGGCTTATTTACGTGAGTTACGAAAGCAGGCAAAGCTGTCACGAGCGGCGCTTGCTGAGCGCAGCTGTGTACCTGCGGCCACCATTAAAAAGTTTGAGCTGACCGGGCAAATTTCATTTCGCCAATTGCTGTTGCTATGGCAGACCCTTGATTCGCTAGAGAGGCTCTATCAACTCACACAACCTAGCAAAGAACGGGTCACTATGCCCTCTAGTATTGATGAGGTGCTAAAAGATGAGTTTTAAACCCATTCAAAAACTCGCCGTGACTCGCACCTTAAGTTCAGGTGAGCAGGTTGCAGTAGGGGTCTTGGCGCAGAATCGGCAAGGTGTTTTTTTCCAGTATGCAGACAGCTATTTGCAGCAGTTTGGCAACTTATCACCTTTTACCTTGCATGCGAACGCGCAAGTTCAAGTCGCTCCTAAAGCGCCGCACCAAGGTGTACAGGGCGTATTTGGAGATTGTTTACCCGATGGCTGGGGCATGCTGTTACAAGATCGTATTTTCCGGCAAAAGGGCATACTGCCTAATCAATTAACGGCGATGGATAGGTTAGCCTTTGTCGGTGATAAAGGCATGGGAGCATTGTCTTTTTCTCCGGTTTCTGAGTTTTCAGCCACCACGCACGCGGATATTGATTTAGCGACGTTAGGCTTAGAAGCACAAACGTTGTTCGATGCTTCAATGTCAGATTACATGAATAATAATCACGATGAGTTAGATGGGCATACGCAACAGGTGTTGGCCGCATTAGTCGCCGGAGGTAGTTCGGGTGGGGCAAGGCCTAAGGCACAAATTTATATGCCTGCTGGGGAAACTCAGCATTGTCGAACCTTTGCAAAGCCTAGTGATGAGGCCTGGCTGATTAAATTTACTTCTAAAAATCTCGCGCTCGGGCATGAAGAAGGTTTATGCGAGGCAGTTTATTTACAAATGGCAGAACTTGCTAAGTGTCAACCACCGCTATGGCAACTCATTGAAGCACCACCTACAAGCGGTGCGTCTGCCTGGTTGGCGCTTAAGCGCTTTGATTATGTCACTGAACAGGCCGACTTAGGCAGAAAGCGCAGTGCAGGTCGCCTGCATATGCACAGCGCTTGCGGGCTTCTGGATGCAGACTTTAGAACGCCAAGTTTAGATTACATTGATTTGATTAAAGCCAGCCGTCAGTTGTGTAAATCGCCAGCTGCTGGACAACTGCAATTTCGCCGCGCCATTTTTAACCTGCTGTCGTCTAATCAAGACGACCACAGTAAAAACTGGGCGTTCTTGCAAGCGGATGACGGTCAATGGGATCCTGCCCCTTTTTACGATGTTACCTACAGCCCACATCCATTCAACGAACACGCCACTGCGTTCGGCGGTTATGGCAAAGCGCCACCGCTTAAGGTGATGCAAAAACTAGCGACCAGTGCTGGCTATGGGAGTTGGCATGAGGCAAAGCAAGTTATTGAAGAAGTCGCAGAAGCCATCAGCCAATTTACGTATCTGGCACAGCAGCAAGGGATCAGTAAAACAACAGTGTCTGCGATTGCTAAGACATTGGATCAGCGCAAACAGGAAAATGCCGCGCTTTTTCAATGAAAGTAAAACAAACTTTTCAATTCACAATAAATACAAGGTCTACAGATTGTTACCCATAAACTCTTTGTGTAGACCTTCAACCTCTGCATTCCCCCGTTCGGTAAAATGCATAGAGAACTCAACTTGCATTGCACACCTTTACGCGCAGAAAAGTGTGGAATTTTACATTTTTATGCGCATAAAAGTGTTATGACGTTATCGTTGGGCAAGGCTTTCCCTTTTGAGATGGCTTTGGGCACTTGGGGTAGTCTGGGCAACGCCTTAATTCACGCTACTTAGGCACACACTAACCCTGCCCACAGAGCATTTATTGTTTTGGGCACTATCTACAAACTGGGGCAAGTAGCGACCTGCACCCTCAGAAAGATGCACGATCTGGGCATTTATCTGCCTACTGCGTCCGATTAGTACTGGCAAACTCCTAACTGAACTTAACAGATCAGTGAGGAAGCAAACGATGAACCCAACTACACAATCATCCACCACATCAACACACCCAGCGCGTCAGCAGCGGATTTTGCGCTTGCCCGAGGTAAAGGCCAAAACAGGCTTTGGCCGCAGTACCATTTATGCCCTGATGGCCAGCGGTGAATTTCCACGTTCCATTCGTATTGGTGCGCGTGCCGTGGGCTGGTTAGAAAGCGATATCGACCAGTGGATTGAAACCCGCCGTATCGGTGCTGCTTATGGCCGTGGATAAACCATCAGCATTAAACCAATTATCTGCCAGTGATATGCCTAGCAACGAGCCAAAATTACCAGCTGGTTTTGCCTATAACGCGCAAAACTGGCTGGTGATGCAACCGGCAGGGCAAGATAGCCCAGTCAAAATCTGCTCTTGGCTGCAAGTAGCTGCTCGTACTCGCGATCCGCAAGGGGACAACTACGGCTATTTATTGCACTGGTTAGACGATGACAATCGCCATCGCTATTGGGCCATGCCAGCAGAACTATTGGCCGGAGACGGCAGCGAGTACCGCCGAATCCTACTCAGCCGAGGTATGCGGCTAAGCAACAGTGTCAAAGCGCGGCAGTTGCTCTCCCTGTTTATTCAACAAATGGGCGAACTGGCCACGCAAAAGGCCATCAGCGTGAACTGCATTGGCTGGCATCACCACGCTTATGTGCATCCGCGCCTCACCTTTTACCCAAGCGAACACAGCAACAACCTGCGCATGGTGCTGCAAACCATGCACCCGATAGAAGGCTTTATTCAACAAGGTAGTAGCGATAGTTGGCGGCAGCACGTTGGCCGTTATTGTCTGGATAACCCGCTATTAATTGTTGGTGTTTGTGCTGCGCTGGCTGCGCCTTTGTTGCATTTGTGCGGGGTGGATGGTTTTGGTTTACACCTCTACGGTGCCAGCAGTACTGGTAAAACCGCAGCGCTGTATCCGGCATTATCGGTGTGGGGCGAGCCTAATCAACTGCGCCACAGTTGGCGTGCCACGGCCAACGGTTTAGAAGGCACAGCATTAGCGCATAACGATGCCTTGTTGGCGCTCGATGAAATGGGCGAAGTTGACCCAAAAGAGGCAGGCGATGTCGCTTATATGCTTGCCAATGGCCAAGGTAAAACCCGTGCAGGCAAATACGGTGAAATGCGCTTACCCGCGCGTTGGCGTTTAGTGTTTTTATCTACTGGCGAAGTGACGCTCGAAAGCCATCTTGCCAGTATTGGCAAACGCGTAAAAGCGGGGCAGCAAGTGCGCGTGATTGATCTCAGTGCCGATGCCGGAGCGCAAATGGGCGTGTTTAACCAGAGCCATGGTATGAACGCTGCCGATTTAGCCGATCATCTTAAACAGCAAAGTCGCCAACATTACGGCTGCTTGGCCTTGGACTGGTTACGGTATTTAACGCAGCACAGCGCGCAGGTGCGACCCGTTTTCCAAAACGTACGCCAACGTTTTTTAGCCGGCTTACCTCCCGAGGCAGACGGCCAAGTGCGCCGGGTCGCCGAAAAGTTTGCCTTACTGGCTAGTGCTGGGTTGTTAGCCATTCAAG is drawn from Hahella sp. KA22 and contains these coding sequences:
- the eat gene encoding ethanolamine permease; translated protein: MAETSAATASDNSIAPSVAHVGTVDYENVSNDYLEKRQLKKGAAGWILLASLGVSYVISGDFAGWNFGLEQGGFGGMFIATILMAAMYTFMVFGLAELSSAIPTAGGGYGFARRAMGPLGGFLTGTAILLEYAIAPAAIAIFIGGYVGEMFGLNGPLVYAAFYIIFVGIHLWGAGEALKIMLVITAIAAAALLVFILGMLPEFELANLTDIAVNESAVGASAFLPQGYFGIWAAIPFAMWLFLAVEGVPLAAEETKNPAQDMPKGIITAMVILLIFGGLVLFLAPGGSSAELMKDHSAPLVGALQHAYGESSAMATFVNLVGLAGLIASFFSIIFAYSRQVFALSRAGYLPRWLSLTGNRKVPTMALVVPGVIGFLLSLTGEGDLMITMAVFGATISYAMMMLSHIILRVKEPNMHRPYRTPGGILTTGIALVLSVAAFISTFLVSREAAMWSAVFYAVMVAYFAFYSRHHLVAKAPEEEFEAIAKAEAELS
- the zapE gene encoding cell division protein ZapE, which encodes MYTTPPGPKQRYDSLLNAGEIQADPSQVTALNALQDLYERLAGAGGRPKWLVGRSEYVSGLYLWGKVGRGKTFLMDLFVASLNPEQVLRQHFHHFMASVHQQLQALSGTPEPLRRIARDFSRRYSVLCFDEFFVSDIGDAMLLGGLLQSLFEFNVTLVATSNTPPEKLYWDGLQRSRFLPAIAAIQAHTQTLHMDGGLDHRERALQSEAIYFVERDQSALSDIQDDLLQRFELVAESDKPRTVRVLSRDIAYVARAGRRIAFDFAALCEGPRSHLDYVDLAERFDLIILLNIPPLSGEAYERIKARGTEDGSVGSGATGERAVVLSRSDDAARRFIALVDELYERKVRLYMTALAPLAELYTRGALTFEFERARSRLMEMGSLQYQHLREPSELA
- a CDS encoding GIY-YIG nuclease family protein, with product MYAKKYGKTIKLFLMDADPEGRMVCEISNWTGKAYRIPRAKVKDCADRSDLKGTAVCILFGRADSPTAKPKAYVGETENAYERLVKHVSDKEFWNESVVFTSKDENLNKAHIKYLESRLCDIAKTAGRFDIQNGNTPTRSAISEPDQAEMEEFIEYIKILVNTMGFRVFEPLVKVDDASARSPDVFYVKGARGASGRGRRTNDGFVVFAGSEAATSTVPSFSKGFNALREELMEAGVLGISGEKLLFNADYLFSSPSAAAAVIMGRSANGLIEWKDATGKDLKSAEEQEISRAVKAR
- a CDS encoding helix-turn-helix transcriptional regulator; the protein is MKFTLLDDTDVSQAYAAYLRELRKQAKLSRAALAERSCVPAATIKKFELTGQISFRQLLLLWQTLDSLERLYQLTQPSKERVTMPSSIDEVLKDEF
- a CDS encoding type II toxin-antitoxin system HipA family toxin: MSFKPIQKLAVTRTLSSGEQVAVGVLAQNRQGVFFQYADSYLQQFGNLSPFTLHANAQVQVAPKAPHQGVQGVFGDCLPDGWGMLLQDRIFRQKGILPNQLTAMDRLAFVGDKGMGALSFSPVSEFSATTHADIDLATLGLEAQTLFDASMSDYMNNNHDELDGHTQQVLAALVAGGSSGGARPKAQIYMPAGETQHCRTFAKPSDEAWLIKFTSKNLALGHEEGLCEAVYLQMAELAKCQPPLWQLIEAPPTSGASAWLALKRFDYVTEQADLGRKRSAGRLHMHSACGLLDADFRTPSLDYIDLIKASRQLCKSPAAGQLQFRRAIFNLLSSNQDDHSKNWAFLQADDGQWDPAPFYDVTYSPHPFNEHATAFGGYGKAPPLKVMQKLATSAGYGSWHEAKQVIEEVAEAISQFTYLAQQQGISKTTVSAIAKTLDQRKQENAALFQ
- a CDS encoding AlpA family transcriptional regulator is translated as MNPTTQSSTTSTHPARQQRILRLPEVKAKTGFGRSTIYALMASGEFPRSIRIGARAVGWLESDIDQWIETRRIGAAYGRG
- a CDS encoding DUF927 domain-containing protein, with translation MAVDKPSALNQLSASDMPSNEPKLPAGFAYNAQNWLVMQPAGQDSPVKICSWLQVAARTRDPQGDNYGYLLHWLDDDNRHRYWAMPAELLAGDGSEYRRILLSRGMRLSNSVKARQLLSLFIQQMGELATQKAISVNCIGWHHHAYVHPRLTFYPSEHSNNLRMVLQTMHPIEGFIQQGSSDSWRQHVGRYCLDNPLLIVGVCAALAAPLLHLCGVDGFGLHLYGASSTGKTAALYPALSVWGEPNQLRHSWRATANGLEGTALAHNDALLALDEMGEVDPKEAGDVAYMLANGQGKTRAGKYGEMRLPARWRLVFLSTGEVTLESHLASIGKRVKAGQQVRVIDLSADAGAQMGVFNQSHGMNAADLADHLKQQSRQHYGCLALDWLRYLTQHSAQVRPVFQNVRQRFLAGLPPEADGQVRRVAEKFALLASAGLLAIQAKVLDWPAQSVEAACLNQLNQWILARGGVAANEDQQAIRQVRSFIEQHGESRFTPKQTGYSSQVRQRAGWLDTSGPQTLYLFYPTGWREATEGLSPDRAAKALMAAGYLVPDGNRPQRKVSLPDNTRPRMYCVKGSILDD